The Synergistota bacterium genomic sequence GCTTAAAAAATTTCCAGAAGGAGCTAGTGCTATATCCATAGGAGAAATAAGAGAAAACAGAAAAGGAAGAGTCATAGTTAAGACCAGATTCGGTGGGTTAAGATTACTTGACCCACCAAGAGGTGAGCTTTTACCCAGAATATGTTAAAGAAAGGAAGGGAGGAACGAAGAAATGTATCTCATCTTAAGCAGTAAGAGATTAGCCCCTAATATTTTTGAGTTCATCATAAGAGCCCCTCTCGTAGCAAAAAATGCTAAAGCAGGTCAATTTGTTATAGTGAGATCCCATGAAAAAGGCGAAAGAATCCCTTTAACGATAGCTGATTTTGACCCTAAGAATGGAACAATCACAATAGTTTTTCAAGTGGCCGGAAAAACAACAGATGAACTTTCTAACTTTAAAGAAGGTGATTATCTAAAAGATCTTGTAGGCCCACTAGGAAATCCATCAGATATAGAGCTGTTTGGGAAGGTTCTCGTAGTCGGAGGAGGTGTAGGTATCGCTCCAATATTTCCTATAGCTCGTGCTTTAAAAGAAGCCGGAAATAAAGTTATAGGTATAATAGGAGCTCGAACCGCTGAACTCTTATTTTGGGAAGAAAAAGTAAGAAACGTTTGCGACGATCTTATAGTGTGTACAGATGATGGAAGTAAAGGCTTCAAAGGCTTTGTAACGCAGGCAATGGAAGAAGTATTCAAGGCTAACGGAGATATCCAAAAATGCTGGGCTATAGGTCCTTTAGTAATGATGAAATTCGCAACCCGCGTAGCTGTGAAATATAATGTACCAATAATAGTTTCGTTAAACCCAATAATGGTCGATGGCACAGGAATGTGCGGAGCATGCAGATGCACTGTAGGAGGAAAAACATTTTTTGCCTGTTCTCACGGTCCAGAGTTTAACGGAGCTCTTGTAGATTTTGATGAGCTAATAAAAAGAAACGAAAGGTTTAAAGAAGAGGAAAGAATTGCATGGGAACGCTATAAATCCATGAAAGGAGGAACCCAAAATGTCCAAAGTTAGAAAAACCAAAGTACCTATGAGAGAACAACCCGTCGAAGAAAGGATAAAAAACTTTAACGAAGTCCCTTTAGGATATACACCTGAAGAAGCCATGGAAGAGGCCAAAAGATGCTTACAATGTAAGGATGCCCCCTGTATAAAAGGATGTCCTGTTGAAATAAAGATACCAGACTTTATAAGAGAAATAAAGGAAGGGAACTTTAAGAAAGCAATAGAAATTATAAAAGAAGATAACTCTCTTCCTGCTATATGTGGAAGAGTTTGCCCACAAGAGGATCAGTGTGAAAAAGAGTGTAGATTAAGCAAAATAGGAGACCCTGTAGCCATAGGAAGGCTTGAACGCTTTGTAGCCGATTGGGAAGCAGAACAAGGTGTTGAAAAACCTAAACTATCCCTTATGAAAGGGATAAAGGTAGCTGTAATAGGTTCTGGGCCTGCAGGATTAACAGCAGCAGGAGAACTTGCAAAACTTGGCTATGACGTTACAATATTTGAGGCTCTACACGATACCGGTGGAGTTTTAAGATATGGAATTCCTGAGTTTCGTTTACCCAAAAAAATAATAGACAGGGAAGTAGAATATATAAAGATGCTAGGTGTAAAGATAGAAGTCAATGCCATCGTTGGTAAAACCCTGACAATAAAACAGCTTTGGGAAGACGGCTTTCAGGCTATGTTCATAGGAACTGGTGCTGGCTTACCGAAGTTTATGAACATTCCTGGTGAAAACTTAAACGGAATATACTCCGCCAATGAATTTCTGACAAGAGTAAACCTTATGAAAGCTTACCTCTTCCCAGAGTACGACACGCCGGTCAAAGTGGGAAAAAGGGTAGTTGTCATAGGTGGAGGAAATGTGGCAATGGACGCGGTTAGAACCGCGAAAAGACTTGGAGCTGAACAATCAATGATAATTTATCGAAGAACCGAAAAAGAAATGCCCGCAAGAATTGAAGAAATAGAAAGAGCGAAAGAGGAAGGTATAATCTTTCACTTTCTAACGAATCCTATAAGATACATAGGAGACGAAAAAGGTAACGTGG encodes the following:
- a CDS encoding sulfide/dihydroorotate dehydrogenase-like FAD/NAD-binding protein encodes the protein MYLILSSKRLAPNIFEFIIRAPLVAKNAKAGQFVIVRSHEKGERIPLTIADFDPKNGTITIVFQVAGKTTDELSNFKEGDYLKDLVGPLGNPSDIELFGKVLVVGGGVGIAPIFPIARALKEAGNKVIGIIGARTAELLFWEEKVRNVCDDLIVCTDDGSKGFKGFVTQAMEEVFKANGDIQKCWAIGPLVMMKFATRVAVKYNVPIIVSLNPIMVDGTGMCGACRCTVGGKTFFACSHGPEFNGALVDFDELIKRNERFKEEERIAWERYKSMKGGTQNVQS
- the gltA gene encoding NADPH-dependent glutamate synthase; this encodes MSKVRKTKVPMREQPVEERIKNFNEVPLGYTPEEAMEEAKRCLQCKDAPCIKGCPVEIKIPDFIREIKEGNFKKAIEIIKEDNSLPAICGRVCPQEDQCEKECRLSKIGDPVAIGRLERFVADWEAEQGVEKPKLSLMKGIKVAVIGSGPAGLTAAGELAKLGYDVTIFEALHDTGGVLRYGIPEFRLPKKIIDREVEYIKMLGVKIEVNAIVGKTLTIKQLWEDGFQAMFIGTGAGLPKFMNIPGENLNGIYSANEFLTRVNLMKAYLFPEYDTPVKVGKRVVVIGGGNVAMDAVRTAKRLGAEQSMIIYRRTEKEMPARIEEIERAKEEGIIFHFLTNPIRYIGDEKGNVVAVECIKMELGEPDESGRRSPRPIPGSEFILETDTVVVAIGTGPNPVLLQAFPELKLNKWGYIEADPETGATSVPGVYAGGDIVTGAATVISAMGAGKRAAKAIDQYLQKKLKGGSP